A part of Sulfurimonas sp. HSL-1716 genomic DNA contains:
- a CDS encoding alanine--glyoxylate aminotransferase family protein: protein MLLFTPGPTPVPQSVRNAMSDETLHHRTPEFEAIFERTRGLLFELFAMDEVVMLSSSGTGAMEAAVTNLCKNTLLNIDSGKFGERFGKIAVAHGLKNVSIKHEWDTPASVEEVTAAIKANPDIDAIAMQVSESAGGLRHSVEEIAAAVKAINKDIIIIADGITAVGVEKIDVTNIDCLLAGSQKALMLPPGLAILGLSKLALEKIGSGKGYYFNLATEIKNQNKNTTAWTAATTLIIGLESVLQRIKDEGGLEKLYADTARRADANIKALEALGLHVYPKIPAKSMTTIDDENANEIRNILKKEFGINVAGGQDHLKGKIFRINQMGLISAYEAAWVVNSVELALDKLGRRKYDGTANRIFNEVFFQL, encoded by the coding sequence ATGTTACTTTTTACGCCAGGACCTACTCCTGTTCCCCAAAGTGTTAGAAATGCAATGAGCGATGAAACGCTGCATCACAGAACACCGGAATTTGAAGCGATTTTTGAGAGAACCCGCGGACTTTTATTTGAACTTTTTGCAATGGATGAGGTAGTGATGCTTTCATCAAGCGGGACTGGGGCTATGGAAGCCGCGGTCACGAATCTCTGTAAAAACACTTTACTAAATATCGATTCAGGGAAGTTCGGCGAGCGCTTCGGAAAGATCGCGGTCGCTCATGGATTAAAGAACGTCAGTATCAAGCATGAATGGGACACGCCGGCCTCTGTTGAAGAGGTAACGGCGGCGATCAAAGCAAATCCGGATATTGACGCGATCGCTATGCAGGTGAGCGAATCGGCAGGCGGACTTCGACACAGTGTCGAAGAGATCGCAGCAGCCGTTAAAGCGATAAACAAAGATATCATCATCATCGCCGACGGTATTACTGCCGTAGGCGTGGAAAAGATCGATGTGACAAATATAGACTGTCTTTTAGCAGGCAGCCAAAAAGCGTTGATGCTTCCTCCTGGTCTTGCTATCTTGGGGCTTAGCAAACTTGCTTTAGAGAAGATCGGAAGCGGAAAAGGGTACTACTTCAATCTGGCGACAGAGATCAAAAACCAGAACAAAAATACGACCGCGTGGACGGCTGCGACAACTTTGATCATCGGTCTTGAATCTGTTTTGCAAAGGATCAAAGACGAGGGCGGTTTGGAAAAACTCTATGCCGATACGGCCCGCCGTGCAGATGCGAACATAAAAGCGCTTGAAGCTTTGGGTCTGCATGTGTATCCTAAAATTCCGGCAAAATCTATGACGACCATAGATGACGAAAATGCAAACGAAATAAGAAATATATTGAAAAAAGAGTTCGGCATTAACGTAGCCGGCGGTCAAGATCATCTAAAAGGCAAGATCTTCAGGATCAATCAGATGGGGCTTATCTCCGCTTATGAAGCGGCTTGGGTCGTAAACAGTGTCGAACTTGCTCTTGACAAGCTTGGGAGAAGAAAATATGACGGAACCGCTAACCGTATATTCAATGAGGTGTTTTTTCAGTTATGA
- the carA gene encoding glutamine-hydrolyzing carbamoyl-phosphate synthase small subunit has protein sequence MQKVWLYLENGTFLEANSFGASTTNVGEIVFNTSMSGYQEIMSDPSYAGQFVTFTMTEIGNVGVNDEDMESKAAHAKGMIVRQYQERYSNFRAEGSLSDFLKKHNVMGICDIDTRYLTKMIRKEGSMMMVASTEVNSKEELKKILESSPRIEDVNYIEKVSTKESYVHKNGTYDAFNFKYNDAPKPEAKIVAIDFGVKRNILNELTQAGMQVEVVPNTFSGDELISRYNSKEIDGVFLSNGPGDPLVLKKEHEQIKKLIEAKVPMFGICLGHQLLSISHGYDTFKLKFGHHGGNHPVKNVKTGVVEITAQNHNYNVPETIVEVAEVTHMNLFDDTIEGLLYKDGPIFSVQHHPESSPGPKESRYIFGEFLSLMKSQR, from the coding sequence ATGCAAAAAGTTTGGTTATACCTTGAAAATGGAACTTTTTTAGAAGCAAACAGTTTTGGTGCGAGTACAACAAACGTCGGTGAAATAGTTTTCAATACGTCGATGAGCGGATATCAGGAGATCATGTCTGATCCCTCTTACGCAGGTCAGTTTGTTACTTTTACTATGACGGAGATAGGCAACGTCGGTGTGAACGATGAAGATATGGAGAGCAAAGCAGCACACGCAAAAGGGATGATAGTTCGTCAATATCAAGAGCGCTACTCCAACTTTAGAGCAGAGGGCTCGCTTTCGGATTTTCTTAAAAAACACAATGTCATGGGGATCTGCGACATCGACACCAGATATCTTACGAAGATGATCAGAAAAGAGGGCTCGATGATGATGGTCGCTTCGACCGAAGTGAACAGTAAAGAGGAACTTAAAAAGATATTGGAGAGCTCTCCGCGTATAGAGGATGTGAACTATATAGAAAAAGTCAGTACAAAAGAGAGCTATGTTCATAAAAACGGAACATATGACGCTTTTAACTTCAAATACAATGACGCGCCAAAACCCGAGGCTAAAATAGTCGCTATAGATTTCGGCGTGAAAAGAAATATATTAAACGAGCTTACGCAGGCGGGAATGCAGGTGGAAGTCGTTCCTAACACTTTTAGCGGCGACGAGCTTATCTCAAGATACAACAGCAAAGAGATCGACGGCGTGTTCTTGTCAAACGGTCCCGGCGATCCGCTTGTATTGAAAAAAGAGCATGAGCAGATAAAAAAACTGATCGAAGCAAAGGTTCCGATGTTTGGGATCTGTCTGGGGCATCAGCTTCTTTCCATCTCCCACGGGTATGATACTTTCAAGTTAAAGTTCGGACACCACGGAGGCAATCACCCCGTAAAAAATGTAAAAACGGGCGTGGTGGAGATAACCGCACAAAACCATAACTATAATGTTCCAGAAACCATTGTCGAAGTGGCCGAAGTTACTCATATGAACCTTTTTGACGATACTATCGAAGGGCTTCTGTATAAAGACGGACCGATATTTTCGGTACAGCACCATCCCGA
- a CDS encoding flagellar export protein FliJ — protein sequence MKTRYTPLLKIKKNDLDRCERELQQANANLKSAESSLAEAYGTLQSLQLPKSGKIQDMLSAKAYINSQRLIVNDKKDWVLFASKQVDAAISKLKSSNVEYEKFKYLNLEEVKKALKQRSIKESKDLDEIAIMTHNGKGNI from the coding sequence ATGAAAACGCGTTACACGCCACTTCTTAAAATCAAAAAGAATGATCTGGACAGATGTGAACGTGAATTGCAACAGGCAAATGCAAACTTAAAAAGTGCAGAATCTTCACTTGCAGAAGCATACGGCACTCTTCAAAGCCTCCAACTTCCAAAAAGCGGCAAGATACAGGATATGTTGTCCGCCAAAGCCTATATCAACTCCCAGAGACTGATCGTAAACGATAAAAAAGACTGGGTATTATTTGCTTCTAAACAGGTCGATGCGGCAATTTCCAAGCTGAAGAGTTCAAACGTAGAATATGAAAAATTCAAATATCTGAATCTCGAAGAGGTTAAAAAAGCTCTAAAGCAGAGAAGCATCAAAGAATCAAAAGATCTGGATGAGATCGCGATAATGACACATAACGGAAAAGGAAATATATGA
- the rdgB gene encoding RdgB/HAM1 family non-canonical purine NTP pyrophosphatase has translation MKLVLATSNKGKVREIKHIYEDMDVVAYSDIIEPFEIEENGSTFKENALIKARAVFEAMPDKDVVVIADDSGISVDALGGEPGIYSARYAGADATDKDNLYKLVDALKEKGLKSSKAHYTAAIAIVTKEAEFSVHGWMYGDVVTTPRGENGFGYDPIFIPEGYDKTLGELDEETKKGLSHRSQALKHTKSVLKSISKHTI, from the coding sequence ATGAAACTTGTACTTGCGACATCGAACAAGGGAAAAGTAAGGGAGATAAAACATATCTATGAAGATATGGATGTTGTTGCTTACAGTGATATTATCGAACCCTTTGAGATAGAAGAGAACGGTTCGACATTTAAAGAAAACGCTCTCATAAAGGCAAGGGCGGTTTTTGAAGCCATGCCGGACAAGGATGTCGTGGTCATAGCCGATGACAGCGGGATCAGCGTAGATGCACTCGGCGGCGAACCCGGAATATACAGTGCCAGATATGCGGGTGCGGACGCGACTGATAAAGACAATCTTTACAAGCTTGTTGATGCGTTAAAAGAAAAAGGGTTGAAAAGTTCCAAGGCTCACTACACAGCGGCGATCGCGATCGTAACAAAAGAAGCGGAATTTAGTGTTCACGGCTGGATGTACGGAGATGTGGTGACGACGCCAAGAGGCGAGAACGGATTCGGATATGATCCTATCTTTATTCCAGAAGGTTACGATAAGACGCTCGGAGAGCTGGATGAGGAGACGAAAAAAGGTCTTTCGCACAGATCGCAAGCTTTGAAACATACAAAATCCGTTTTGAAGTCTATTTCAAAGCATACCATTTAG
- a CDS encoding PDP protein, which translates to MRYLFLVLLITINLFAIEKNDKLFECTKVFEDRKNELLVELERIDEQKQALDALKVATEELLKKKENDLNVREAKIDEKYDDVNKKEASIKAMLEENKKVLETIKNTKMDKISQTYSKMKPAAAAGVLADMDENIAVKILASLKPAIVGKILTKMDPQKASKLTIMLTKTEAQ; encoded by the coding sequence ATGAGATACCTGTTTTTGGTTTTACTGATAACGATAAACCTTTTTGCAATAGAAAAAAATGACAAGCTTTTTGAATGTACGAAAGTCTTTGAAGACAGAAAGAACGAACTTTTAGTGGAACTTGAACGCATAGACGAGCAAAAACAGGCTCTTGACGCATTAAAAGTGGCGACAGAAGAGCTTTTAAAGAAAAAAGAGAACGATCTTAATGTAAGAGAAGCAAAAATAGATGAAAAATATGACGACGTCAATAAAAAAGAGGCTTCCATAAAAGCGATGCTTGAAGAGAACAAGAAGGTTTTAGAGACGATAAAAAATACAAAAATGGATAAGATCTCCCAGACATATTCAAAGATGAAGCCGGCGGCAGCAGCGGGGGTTCTTGCCGATATGGACGAGAATATCGCTGTTAAGATTTTGGCATCGCTCAAACCGGCGATAGTCGGAAAAATATTGACAAAAATGGATCCGCAAAAAGCATCGAAACTCACGATTATGCTCACAAAAACGGAAGCTCAATAG
- a CDS encoding MFS transporter codes for MLKKVLPLSGILSLRFLGLFIVLPVLSAYALHLKGATPMLVGIIVGGYALTQAVFQLPFGLMSDKIGRKPTLLIGLLIFFAGSVISAMSTDIYMLMLGRFLQGAGAIGSVIVAMISDLVEEEIRGKAMAMMGGSIALSFAAAMVIGPVVGGHFGVSTLFWIAAVLALLAMLMLFTKVPNPPKIKHIYHNTSKTSDILKDQNLLSMLVIDGMQKGLMTMAFVIIPIILTSPAFGWAKADLYKAYVPAMIMGLIAMGPAAILGEKYNKPKQVFLLSIILFIAAFLLMGLTNSSTMFVVGVVSFFLAFNMMEPLVQSMISKFAKVHQKGAALGIANTVAYFMTFIGGTAAGILLDYSDREVLGIGTAAVALLWLLWTTFKLQNPILHSHLYLPQSHVDMDKLNGLEHEHIAEWYINESEKLVVVKYVSEHLSEEALKAKIVK; via the coding sequence ATGCTCAAAAAAGTACTTCCGTTATCCGGAATATTATCACTTCGCTTTTTAGGTCTCTTTATCGTTCTCCCCGTTCTTTCCGCTTATGCTTTGCACCTTAAAGGAGCGACTCCGATGCTTGTGGGTATCATCGTCGGCGGCTATGCCCTTACTCAGGCAGTGTTTCAGCTTCCTTTTGGACTCATGAGCGATAAAATAGGCAGAAAACCTACGCTTCTTATCGGTCTGCTTATCTTTTTTGCCGGCTCGGTCATCTCCGCAATGAGTACGGACATCTATATGCTTATGCTCGGACGCTTTTTACAGGGTGCGGGGGCCATAGGTTCTGTGATCGTCGCCATGATAAGCGATCTTGTCGAAGAGGAGATCCGCGGTAAAGCGATGGCGATGATGGGCGGTTCGATCGCTCTTAGTTTTGCAGCCGCCATGGTCATAGGTCCGGTTGTGGGAGGACATTTCGGCGTGAGCACGCTCTTTTGGATTGCGGCGGTTTTAGCGCTTTTAGCAATGCTTATGCTCTTTACGAAAGTTCCCAATCCTCCGAAGATCAAACATATTTACCATAACACTTCCAAGACATCCGACATCCTAAAGGATCAAAATCTTTTAAGTATGCTCGTTATCGACGGGATGCAAAAAGGATTGATGACGATGGCGTTTGTTATCATCCCTATCATTCTGACCAGTCCCGCTTTTGGATGGGCGAAAGCCGATCTTTACAAAGCGTATGTTCCGGCCATGATCATGGGGCTTATCGCAATGGGACCTGCCGCGATATTGGGTGAAAAGTATAATAAACCAAAGCAGGTTTTCCTTCTCTCCATAATTCTTTTTATTGCCGCATTTTTGCTTATGGGACTCACAAATAGCAGTACTATGTTCGTCGTAGGCGTTGTGAGCTTCTTTTTAGCGTTTAATATGATGGAGCCGCTGGTACAGTCTATGATCTCCAAATTCGCAAAAGTTCACCAAAAAGGTGCCGCACTGGGCATCGCAAACACGGTCGCTTATTTTATGACATTTATCGGCGGTACGGCAGCGGGTATCCTACTGGATTATTCCGATCGTGAAGTTTTGGGTATCGGTACGGCAGCAGTCGCTCTTCTTTGGCTGTTATGGACAACGTTCAAACTTCAAAACCCTATACTGCATTCGCATCTGTATCTTCCGCAAAGCCATGTGGATATGGATAAACTAAACGGCTTGGAGCATGAGCATATTGCAGAATGGTATATCAACGAAAGTGAAAAGCTCGTTGTCGTAAAATATGTAAGTGAACATCTTTCAGAAGAAGCGCTTAAAGCGAAGATCGTTAAGTAG
- a CDS encoding DUF507 family protein: protein MKVSLKTVPHISSKIAIDLNKSGVVTMTKGLEAVAHEAEKVLLENIKQEMALEEKVHEIVDDNEDQIEFYLADERQLFFMIKKKLAPEYGVILNYEERYSDLSHKILDELYEEDLIHFDVTENRIKNIIYNSITSFIADNDEIENAVRDKISSYKRNIIPGTDDYEILYEKLFHEELQRRGMA from the coding sequence ATGAAAGTTTCACTCAAAACTGTACCGCATATATCAAGTAAAATAGCGATAGATTTAAATAAAAGTGGTGTCGTTACAATGACTAAGGGTTTAGAAGCAGTAGCGCATGAAGCGGAAAAAGTTTTATTGGAAAATATAAAACAAGAGATGGCTTTAGAAGAAAAAGTCCACGAGATCGTCGATGACAATGAGGACCAGATAGAGTTTTATCTGGCGGACGAACGTCAGCTGTTCTTTATGATTAAGAAAAAATTAGCACCTGAATACGGGGTCATTTTGAATTATGAGGAGCGTTACTCCGACCTTTCACACAAAATATTGGATGAACTTTATGAAGAGGATCTGATACATTTCGATGTAACGGAGAACCGTATTAAAAATATTATCTACAACTCCATAACTTCGTTTATCGCAGATAACGACGAGATTGAAAATGCTGTAAGAGACAAGATAAGTTCATATAAGCGCAATATTATCCCCGGTACGGACGACTATGAGATACTTTATGAAAAACTTTTCCATGAAGAGCTGCAAAGAAGAGGAATGGCATGA
- a CDS encoding ATP phosphoribosyltransferase regulatory subunit, which translates to MIFEHEIPDGSKLYFAESAKKKRQIETVASDILYAEGFDEIVTPLFSYHQHLSIPDERELVRVNDKQNHKMTLRADSTIDVVHIIDKRLGRNTSHKKWFYIQPVFRYPSIERYQVGAEFLGESSLSRVMSSALKIFQALKLKPLVQISNMRIPAILCRMFDLNLDDFRHINIEKFLSLNVDWLNKLVYLQYVEQIDEIITMVPQEIKTELLKMKELCSELSCENTVLSPLYYAEMLYYDELYFRVIEKNEVYARGGRYKNDELTSVGFAIYTDTLIETLSKEDIK; encoded by the coding sequence ATGATTTTTGAACATGAGATACCCGATGGCAGTAAGCTCTATTTTGCCGAATCAGCGAAAAAAAAGCGCCAGATAGAAACGGTAGCATCAGACATCCTCTATGCGGAGGGATTCGATGAGATAGTAACTCCGCTGTTTTCGTATCATCAACATCTAAGTATACCAGATGAGCGTGAACTGGTACGCGTGAACGACAAGCAAAACCATAAGATGACGCTTCGAGCGGATTCTACCATCGATGTCGTGCATATCATAGACAAAAGACTCGGACGCAATACTTCTCACAAAAAATGGTTCTACATCCAGCCCGTCTTCAGGTATCCATCGATAGAAAGATATCAGGTCGGGGCCGAATTTTTGGGAGAGAGCTCGCTTTCACGCGTGATGAGTAGTGCGCTAAAGATATTTCAGGCATTGAAGCTCAAACCGCTGGTTCAGATATCCAACATGCGTATACCGGCGATATTATGCAGAATGTTCGATCTGAATCTGGATGATTTCCGTCATATTAACATAGAAAAATTTTTGAGTTTGAATGTGGACTGGCTAAACAAACTTGTTTATCTTCAATATGTCGAGCAGATCGATGAGATCATCACGATGGTTCCCCAAGAGATCAAGACGGAACTCTTGAAGATGAAAGAGCTTTGCAGCGAACTGTCCTGCGAAAATACGGTTCTTTCACCGCTGTATTATGCGGAGATGCTATATTATGACGAACTTTATTTCAGGGTAATCGAAAAAAATGAAGTCTATGCGCGCGGCGGAAGATATAAAAATGATGAGCTCACCTCCGTGGGCTTTGCAATATATACAGATACTTTAATAGAAACTTTGAGCAAGGAAGATATAAAATGA
- a CDS encoding undecaprenyl-diphosphate phosphatase: MTIFDSIILGIVEGFTEFLPISSTGHLIVVSDLLGIDQTSVTKAYEVIIQFAAILAVVFNYKDKFSPKHLSLWIKLFVAFLPIGIVGFIFAHQIKELFSLHIVAVMFIIGGVVFLIVEKFFIKDESRLIQNVEDVTMKQSLFIGIAQIFALIPGTSRAGSTIIGALLVGLGRKASAEFSFLLALPVMSAVSAYDLLKHYKEFSDANLIVLLVGFIVAFITAYLTVKLFLKFLDNFTFVSFGIYRIIFGITLLTFFN; the protein is encoded by the coding sequence ATGACAATTTTTGATTCCATCATATTAGGCATAGTCGAAGGATTTACAGAGTTCTTGCCGATCTCATCGACAGGGCATCTCATCGTTGTCAGCGATCTTTTGGGTATAGATCAGACAAGCGTCACCAAGGCATACGAGGTCATTATTCAATTTGCCGCCATCTTGGCGGTCGTGTTTAACTATAAGGACAAGTTTTCACCGAAACATCTCTCTTTATGGATAAAACTTTTTGTCGCTTTTTTGCCTATCGGCATCGTCGGGTTTATCTTCGCACATCAAATAAAAGAGCTATTCAGCCTTCATATAGTCGCCGTCATGTTCATCATCGGCGGAGTCGTTTTTTTGATAGTCGAGAAATTTTTTATCAAAGATGAGAGCAGGTTGATTCAAAATGTCGAAGATGTTACTATGAAACAATCACTGTTCATCGGAATAGCTCAGATATTTGCACTCATTCCCGGGACAAGCCGTGCGGGTTCTACCATCATCGGTGCGCTTCTTGTAGGTCTTGGCAGAAAGGCGAGTGCGGAATTCAGTTTTTTGCTCGCCCTTCCCGTTATGAGCGCCGTGAGTGCCTATGACCTGCTAAAGCACTACAAAGAGTTCAGCGATGCAAACCTGATAGTCCTGCTTGTCGGTTTCATCGTTGCGTTCATAACCGCTTATCTGACCGTCAAACTGTTCTTAAAATTTTTAGACAACTTTACGTTTGTCTCTTTTGGCATCTATCGCATCATCTTCGGTATCACATTGCTAACATTTTTTAACTGA
- the luxS gene encoding S-ribosylhomocysteine lyase: MPLLDSFKVDHTKMTAPAVRFAKSMKSKCGDDVTVFDLRFTRPNAEDNIPPRGIHTLEHLFAGFMRDHLNSDDVEIIDISPMGCRTGFYMSLFGTPDEKSVASAWEKSMKDILNVKNQEEIPELNVYQCGTYKMHSLEEAHAVSKQVLERGIGIMNNEELALDESLVKVAK; the protein is encoded by the coding sequence ATGCCATTATTAGACAGTTTTAAAGTCGATCATACGAAAATGACAGCCCCTGCCGTGCGTTTTGCAAAATCTATGAAAAGCAAGTGCGGCGACGACGTGACGGTATTTGATCTGCGTTTTACTCGTCCAAATGCCGAAGACAACATCCCTCCGCGGGGTATTCACACGCTGGAGCATCTTTTTGCGGGTTTTATGAGAGATCATCTCAACAGCGACGACGTGGAGATCATCGATATCTCTCCGATGGGATGCAGGACGGGCTTTTACATGAGCCTTTTTGGAACTCCTGATGAAAAGAGTGTCGCATCGGCGTGGGAAAAAAGCATGAAAGATATTTTAAACGTGAAAAACCAAGAGGAGATACCCGAGCTCAACGTCTATCAGTGCGGAACATACAAAATGCACTCTTTAGAAGAGGCGCACGCGGTATCCAAACAGGTTCTTGAGCGCGGTATCGGCATCATGAACAATGAAGAGCTTGCTTTGGACGAATCTCTTGTCAAAGTAGCAAAATAA
- a CDS encoding adenylosuccinate synthase, whose product MRADLIVGIQWGDEGKGKIVDLLAQKYDAVARYQGGHNAGHTIVVDGKTHALHLIPSGILNPKAINIIGNGVVVSPEALIKEMKQFENLLGRLYVSESAHMILNFHIAIDQAKEKLRGSKAIGTTGRGIGPAYSEKVARQGFRLGELRDIDKLVAKAMEYFEQNRAVFDALGVECQGEMSLRAELEEYAAKLLPFLANTTQMTWKLLDEGKKVLLEGAQGTLLDIDHGTYPFVTSSSTISAGACTGLGINPKDIGHITGIVKAYCTRVGNGPFPTEDFGKDGDILRQNGHEFGTTTGRPRRCGWFDAVACKYASRINGCDTLSIMKLDVLDGFEEIKVCVAYEVDGQEIDYMPVDLENVKPVYKTFKGWEKSVGARTLEELPAEAREYLDFLEKITQTKIGMISTSPDRNDTILL is encoded by the coding sequence ATGAGAGCGGATTTAATTGTAGGGATACAATGGGGTGACGAAGGAAAAGGCAAGATAGTCGATCTTTTGGCACAAAAATATGATGCGGTAGCACGTTATCAAGGCGGACACAATGCGGGACATACGATCGTAGTCGACGGCAAAACACACGCTCTTCATCTTATTCCGTCGGGAATATTAAATCCTAAAGCGATCAATATTATCGGAAACGGGGTTGTTGTATCGCCTGAAGCGCTCATAAAAGAGATGAAACAGTTCGAAAATCTTCTCGGACGTCTGTATGTCAGCGAATCGGCTCATATGATCTTAAACTTTCATATAGCGATAGATCAGGCAAAAGAGAAGCTTCGCGGTTCAAAAGCGATCGGTACGACGGGGCGTGGAATAGGGCCTGCATACAGTGAAAAAGTTGCTCGTCAAGGCTTTAGACTCGGTGAACTTCGCGACATCGACAAGCTCGTGGCAAAAGCTATGGAGTATTTTGAACAAAACAGAGCCGTATTTGACGCACTCGGCGTCGAATGTCAGGGTGAGATGTCGCTAAGAGCCGAACTTGAAGAGTATGCAGCAAAACTGCTTCCTTTCTTGGCAAATACGACCCAGATGACATGGAAACTTTTAGACGAAGGCAAAAAAGTCCTTTTAGAAGGTGCACAGGGAACGCTTCTTGACATAGACCATGGTACGTATCCGTTCGTTACGTCCTCTTCGACCATCAGTGCAGGCGCATGTACGGGGCTTGGGATCAATCCAAAAGATATCGGGCATATCACGGGTATCGTAAAAGCTTACTGTACACGCGTAGGAAACGGCCCTTTCCCTACGGAAGACTTCGGCAAAGACGGCGATATATTAAGACAAAACGGTCATGAGTTTGGGACCACCACGGGCCGTCCCCGCCGCTGCGGCTGGTTTGATGCCGTAGCGTGTAAATATGCAAGCCGAATAAACGGATGTGACACGCTGAGCATTATGAAGCTTGACGTACTTGACGGGTTTGAAGAGATCAAAGTATGCGTGGCATATGAAGTCGACGGACAAGAGATAGATTATATGCCTGTAGATCTGGAGAACGTAAAACCCGTTTATAAGACTTTTAAAGGATGGGAAAAGTCTGTCGGAGCAAGAACGTTAGAGGAACTGCCTGCAGAAGCAAGAGAGTATCTCGATTTCCTTGAGAAGATAACACAGACAAAGATCGGTATGATTTCGACATCTCCTGATAGAAATGATACAATACTTCTATAA
- a CDS encoding macro domain-containing protein, producing MIKLKIKYGNLINEKSTFIVNASNTELILGSGVSKSFREKCGGSFYQQYLYEIKQKYIDIFGTIEQGDVIISNAGSAKNFKYALHVAVMNYTDDTKVPFPTYSQIKRSLKTILSLIEKKVISEKLTNPTLTIPLLGTGTGGLKKEKIFFMIKNMFQNSDLNLTLIIYIHDKKDFLKFFYKNLKKEFSS from the coding sequence ATAATTAAATTAAAAATAAAATATGGTAATTTAATCAATGAAAAATCGACTTTTATTGTCAATGCTTCAAATACTGAGTTGATATTAGGAAGCGGAGTTTCAAAATCATTCAGAGAAAAATGCGGCGGTAGTTTTTACCAACAATATCTTTATGAAATAAAACAAAAATATATTGATATCTTTGGGACGATTGAACAAGGTGATGTCATTATCTCGAATGCGGGATCAGCGAAAAATTTTAAATATGCCTTACATGTAGCCGTCATGAATTATACAGATGACACAAAAGTACCTTTTCCGACATATTCACAAATTAAAAGAAGTTTGAAAACAATATTATCATTAATTGAAAAAAAAGTTATAAGTGAAAAATTGACTAATCCAACACTAACCATTCCTTTATTGGGGACAGGAACAGGCGGTTTAAAAAAAGAGAAAATATTTTTTATGATAAAAAATATGTTTCAAAATAGTGATCTCAATTTAACTCTGATAATATATATTCACGATAAAAAAGATTTTCTTAAATTTTTTTATAAAAATTTGAAAAAAGAATTTAGTAGTTAA